In Kwoniella pini CBS 10737 chromosome 2, complete sequence, a single genomic region encodes these proteins:
- a CDS encoding COP9 signalosome complex subunit 5, with product MATIAMKTFELNNQVQSVDPTTAIFQYSREDEKSLEDAAPWSQDPHYFHTVKISAVALIKMVTHARSGGAYEIMGVMYGRVRDGVFWIMDAAALPVQGTETRVNAGNEAMEYMVSFQESSREAGKGELLRGWYHSHPGYGCWLSGIDVNTQQNQQKFNDPYLAVVIDPNRTVSAGKVEIGAFRTYPEGYKPPSSGASQYQSIPMDKIEDFGVHADAYYPLKVEIYKTKLDEELLDLLWNKYWVATLSSSLLTSNREYSTSQIKDLNAKLQGASAGLGSSSTNLKLKAPPPSQSGSKGKANSREYAGVEEEDTALAKAAKDSSRIATEAQNGMVAQLLKDRLFNTPLSGELTRDAARATVQGRQ from the exons ATGGCAACGATAGCAATGAAGACGTTCGAGCTGAATAATCAAGTTCAG TCTGTTGATCCGACAACAGCTATCTTCCAATATTCAAGAGAGGACGAAAAGTCTTTGGAAGATGCCGCGCCATGGTCACAAGA TCCGCACTATTTTCATACGGTCAAAATATCAGCTGTAGCGTTGATCAAAATG GTGACACACGCTCGATCAGGAGGAGCATATGAGATCATGGGAGTCATGTATGGTAGAGTTAGAGACGGAGTATTTTGGATTATGGACGCCGCTGCTTTACCAGTCCAAGGTACGGAGACCAGGGTCAATGCGGGGAATGAG GCGATGGAATATATGGTCAGCTTTCAAGAATCCTCGAGAGAAGCAGGAAAGGGCGAACTATTGAGAGGATGGTATCATTC ACATCCTGGATATGGTTGTTGGCTTTCAGGTATCGACGTGAACACGCAACAGAATCAACAGAAGTTCAATGACCCTTACTTGGCGGTAGTA ATCGATCCCAATAGGACCGTATCAGCCGGTAAAGTGGAGATTGGGGCTTTCAGGACCTATCCAGAG GGCTACAAACCACCATCGTCCGGAGCGTCTCAGTATCAGTCTATTCCGATGGATAAGATAGAAGATTTTGGCGTGCATGCAGATGCATATTACCCCCTCAAGGTCGAGATATACAAAACAAAGCTGGACGAGGAGTTGCTTGACTTGTTATGGAACAAGTACTGGGTGGCAACCTTGAGTTCAAGTCTTCTTACTTCT AACCGAGAGTACTCCACTTCCCAAATCAAAGATCTCAATGCCAAGTTGCAAGGTGCATCTGCCGGTCTTGGCAGCTCATCCACCAATCTCAAGCTAAAGGCCCCGCCGCCATCTCAAAGTGGTAGTAAAGGCAAAGCCAACAGTAGGGAATATGCGGGagttgaagaggaagatacAGCTCTTGCAAAAGCTGCTAAGGACAG CTCGCGAATCGCTACTGAAGCTCAAAATGGAATGGTCGCTCAATTGCTCAAAGATCGATTATTCAACACTCCACTTAGCGGCGAATTGACTCGTGACGCTGCTCGAGCTACTGTGCAGGGACGACAATGA
- a CDS encoding V-type ATPase, C subunit: MGYFAPGLLYSSTSIATAVGLYLLFTGQGESFNVGKFLAESSPYAWALTGIGLCIGLSVTGAAWGIFVTGASILGGGIRAPRISTKNLISIIFCEVVAIYGVIIAIIYSSRVNGDVENLYTANNYYTGFALFWGGLTVGICNLLCGISVGITGSTAALADAADPQLFVKILIVEIFGSVLGLFGLIVGLLVSGKAEDFA, encoded by the exons ATGGGATACTTCGCTCCAGGTTTATTGTACTCCTCAACATCGATTGCCACTGCCGTCGGACTGTATCTCCTTTTCACCG GTCAAGGAGAATCTTTCAATGTCGGTAAATTCCTTGCTGAATCAAGTCCATATGCTTGGGCTTTAACAGGTATTGGACTTTGTATCGGTTTGAGTGTGACTGGTGCTGCTTG GGGTATTTTCGTCACTGGTGCTTCGATCTTAGGTGGTGGTATTAGAGCACCAAGAATTAGTAcaaagaatttgatttc TATTATTTTCTGTGAAGTAGTAGCTATCTATG GTGTAATTATCGCTATTATCTATTCATCAAGAGTTAATGGAGATGTAGAAAACCTTTACACTGCTAATAACTATTATACCG GTTTCGCCTTATTCTGGGGAGGATTGACTGTTGGTATTTGTAATCTACTATGTGGTATTTCGGTTGGTATTACCGGTTCTACTGCTGCTTTAGCAGATGCTGCAGACCCTCAACTCTTCGTAAAGATCTTAATCGTTGAG ATTTTCGGATCTGTACTTGGTCTTTTCGGTCTTATTG TCGGTTTACTCGTA TCCGGTAAAGCTGAAGACTTTGCATAA